One genomic region from Xylocopa sonorina isolate GNS202 chromosome 8, iyXylSono1_principal, whole genome shotgun sequence encodes:
- the LOC143425794 gene encoding uncharacterized protein LOC143425794 isoform X2 yields MAPPPPPPPPPPPSTITTGTKSLVAERLLLAQSPVRVGSQYTDTAPLTLQDIRAVAENNDFQDIIEAESGRSSSVDYLDTCEDTSKETVKEFPEDTKEELFEEEKERETFVENERKSIETERKEATRAAGSSTGTGDDYNDHHENSNDQKGVARREESATRIGATTPATTPGTIDGRNENAPVGEWNSLPLLVERLRAALELSLGGRRDDETPALLEDSGVDSEEDFRIRNSMEQALGSCKQPELLKKDLKFLEDLLLSDIQTALSRLKETLERIDVAALAKHGAASDPTSKLQLLRLVSSLLSRLQVAEETEKTPSAEKIPSAEKIPVLPSTSLNRKRRGTRHTIGVSAEELAKARQWLQEERNIIPLQDIASVAKEQKEQCASNNGVNAVVDKKPEEIRDKCTKDAINQRQLLEDKNKEIRDNCALRGIQQVDVSDSNAVGESSMNQPQYRTNNFHDKENNGNSIQDSEERGRVTKLAAVLRQRAELVSGGGKYGASNKFSAKKTKIKRANTIDIPSYLKLQAESLGHETTGCVSLRKPINVGDKTFNSVNVIVPSLQPKTENDRKFLALISKNNETPTVAPVAPFKTLGQSKAIDMSSLTNENWNSRFSNIKTNFDKPSTAEDRDNKSSLKARANKMFPGPPQTQVYPSAGPNYGHQVPKVDTSSGFRHAPSSPFRKIEKTSPVPASKVPTSYHWPKSAPLPTNTLKEKARMMFDRENTQPSSRTFRADPEKPSFPRPPWIEHERNENKANGTVTENGKLDYRSFCKQFAPFVGKTSSVESKKLEEQHQRELAQRDRVPGIVDGKISFKVVPDKLVQTHQYPAMDRRGSKEKFEATKSGKGHGYTENTFSDTVLRGSSSVGVQTGINEEYQDEGRSFKVVPRMSKGQNLTCSNAAVQTSYEPDVPMISINDTVDKQWRPRYYEQSVPGQTSEDRQRFVLDHNQNYHTVSSESEFNSSAVPSTVHVGQVASEQAVSESMPFQGIQSYQEHTESPAKNYQSEEDAGNQDYSSPFVSSTLSSYKQSGGESDAPELKITDWSPETTSFPDDQNIQNQDISPEVGVVTRYTCAIATVASSVDSPEPRSEEVALDSRGSSSPSPSQWSWSRSRPPTNETITSEDEIRRHNLLQQSLVRRLQNEITTLNDQPHHYPTSNLGQHLTVDHNQSKSLTHSPNFIQSHQQPSYNQTVGIVQAHQQQSYSQSTNISSGYQQQNYSNPSVILNIPRPQQNYNQPANFDQPSGSQGSSRFAKYLTPVPQKKPEPTRAHSPGPVTVNRVNALREAYEQSPNSQPKPIQKERSPIPNGITPIDSSDEYLVSCATKPSRSIVLSKSESWHQLALSTSYPRAPKVNVPATTSSSPHSSHPKPPKPRSPSSQKLRSKQFEASSMADSVKKMEDKIRQYFDHPAETVETKESLKHRRSPRFASKGMVGLSRSRTMPGLSDGKLRLSIPEPQQVPLLNVNTADVDKVFDDLFEEATRTDNQ; encoded by the exons ATATTCGAGCCGTAGCGGAGAACAATGATTTCCAGGATAtcatcgaggcggagagcggtAGATCCAGCTCTGTGGATTATTTAGACACCTGCGAGGATACGTCGAAGGAGACCGTGAAAGAATTCCCGGAGGACACCAAGGAGGAGCTGTTCGAggaggagaaagagagggagacgtTCGTGGAGAACGAGAGGAAATCGATCGAGACAGAAAGGAAAGAGGCCACGCGTGCAG CGGGTTCGAGCACGGGAACCGGTGACGACTACAACGACCACCACGAGAACAGCAACGACCAGAAAGGCGTCGCGAGACGAGAGGAGAGCGCAACTAGAATAGGGGCCACGACGCCGGCCACGACACCAGGTACCATCGATGGACGGAACGAGAACGCGCCAGTCGGTGAGTGGAATTCATTGCCGCTACTGGTAGAGCGTCTCCGCGCGGCTCTCGAGCTCTCCCTAGGGGGTCGTCGGGACGACGAGACGCCGGCGCTGCTCGAGGACTCCGGCGTCGACTCCGAGGAGGACTTCCGGATACGCAACTCCATGGAACAGGCGTTGGGCAGCTGCAAGCAACCGGAATTATTGAAGAAGGACCTCAAATTCTTGGAGGATCTGCTCTTGTCGGACATCCAGACTGCCctgtcgcgtttgaaggagacTCTGGAGAGGATCGACGTGGCCGCCTTGGCTAAACACGGTGCCGCATCCGACCCAACGAGTAAACTGCAATTGTTAAGATTAGTGTCGAGTTTATTGTCGCGGCTACAGGTGGCTGAGGAGACCGAGAAGACGCCAAGCGCCGAGAAAATACCAAGTGCTGAGAAGATACCAGTCCTGCCGTCGACATCCTTGAACAGGAAACGTAGGGGGACTAGACACACTATAGGCGTTTCTGCGGAGGAACTGGCCAAAGCTAGGCAGTGGCTGCAGGAAGAGAGGAACATTATACCATTACAGGACATCGCATCCGTCGCAAAGGAACAGAAGGAACAATGTGCGTCCAACAATGGAGTTAACGCGGTTGTAGACAAGAAACCAGAAGAGATTCGCGATAAGTGTACGAAAGACGCGATTAATCAGCGTCAGCTGCTGGAGGACAAGAATAAAGAAATCAGAGACAATTGTGCGCTCCGTGGGATCCAACAGGTGGATGTTTCTGATAGCAACGCCGTCGGAGAGTCGAGTATGAATCAACCTCAATATCGAACTAACAATTTCCACGATAAAGAGAATAATGGGAACAGTATTCAGGATAGCGAAGAAAGAGGTCGTGTAACTAAATTGGCCGCTGTTCTCAGGCAACGCGCCGAGTTGGTCTCCGGTGGAGGAAAGTACGGAGCTAGCAATAAGTTCAGTGCGAAGAAGACGAAAATTAAACGTGCCAACACTATCGATATTCCCAGTTACTTAAAGCTTCAAGCTGAAAGTCTTGGTCACGAGACCACGGGTTGTGTATCCTTAAGAAAGCCAATCAACGTAGGGGACAAAACTTTCAATTCTGTTAATGTTATCGTGCCCAGTTTACAGCCGAAGACGGAAAACGACAGGAAATTTCTGGCTTTGATCAGTAAGAACAACGAGACGCCAACTGTAGCGCCGGTAGCTCCCTTTAAAACCCTTGGACAGAGCAAAGCCATCGATATGTCGTCGTTGACCAACGAGAATTGGAACAGTAGGTTCTCCAATATCAAAACTAACTTCGACAAGCCATCCACGGCGGAAGACAGAGACAACAAATCGTCTTTAAAGGCTCGTGCTAATAAAATGTTCCCAGGCCCGCCACAAACCCAAGTTTATCCTAGCGCGGGTCCAAATTACGGTCACCAGGTGCCAAAGGTGGATACGTCCTCAGGTTTCAGACACGCGCCTTCGTCTCCTTTTCGTAAAATAGAGAAAACCTCACCAGTACCTGCTTCTAAGGTTCCTACATCGTACCACTGGCCGAAGAGTGCTCCGTTGCCGACAAACACGCTGAAAGAGAAGGCTAGAATGATGTTCGATCGGGAGAATACGCAGCCGTCCTCAAGAACGTTCAGAGCTGATCCGGAGAAGCCCAGTTTCCCTCGACCGCCTTGGATTGAGCACGAGCGGAACGAGAACAAAGCCAACGGCACGGTCACGGAGAACGGTAAACTAGACTATCGGTCGTTCTGCAAGCAGTTTGCTCCGTTCGTCGGCAAAACTTCCTCCGTGGAGTCTAAAAAGTTGGAGGAACAACATCAACGAGAACTTGCTCAACGGGATAGAGTTCCTGGAATAGTGGACGGTAAGATTTCCTTCAAAGTGGTGCCAGATAAACTTGTTCAAACCCACCAGTATCCAGCGATGGATCGTCGAGGATCCAAGGAGAAGTTCGAAGCCACGAAAAGTGGTAAAGGGCATGGATATACCGAGAATACATTCAGCGACACTGTTCTAAGAGGCAGCTCGTCCGTGGGTGTCCAAACTGGAATCAACGAGGAATATCAGGATGAAGGAAGATCATTTAAAGTTGTACCCAGGATGTCAAAGGGTCAGAACTTGACTTGTAGTAACGCTGCTGTACAGACCTCTTATGAACCAGATGTGCCAATGATATCGATAAACGACACGGTTGATAAACAATGGAGGCCTCGATATTATGAACAATCCGTCCCGGGTCAAACGTCTGAAGATAGACAGAGGTTCGTTCTTGATCATAATCAGAATTACCACACTGTGTCCAGTGAGTCTGAGTTCAATAGCTCTGCGGTACCTTCAACTGTACATGTAGGTCAAGTTGCTAGTGAACAGGCTGTTAGTGAATCCATGCCTTTCCAGGGAATACAGAGTTACCAAGAACATACTGAAAGTCCTGCGAAAAATTATCAGTCTGAAGAAGATGCAGGTAATCAAGATTATTCTTCGCCCTTTGTCTCTTCTACTTTGTCCAGTTACAAACAATCTGGTGGAGAATCAGATGCACCCGAATTAAAGATAACAGATTGGTCTCCAGAAACTACCAGTTTTCCAGATGATCAAAATATTCAGAATCAGGACATCAGTCCGGAAGTTGGTGTGGTTACAAGATACACGTGCGCCATTGCAACAGTGGCATCATCAGTAGATAGCCCTGAGCCTCGTTCTGAGGAAGTGGCATTGGATTCCAGAGGTTCCTCGTCACCATCTCCTTCGCAGTGGTCCTGGTCCAGATCTAGACCGCCGACCAATGAAACTATCACTTCAGAAGACGAAATTCGTCGGCACAATCTACTACAGCAGAGTCTAGTTCGTCGTCTACAGAATGAAATCACGACCCTAAACGATCAGCCTCATCATTATCCAACTTCTAACTTAGGACAACATCTGACTGTCGATCATAATCAGTCTAAAAGTTTAACTCATTCTCCTAATTTCATACAGAGTCATCAGCAACCGAGTTATAATCAGACGGTCGGTATAGTTCAAGCTCATCAGCAACAGAGTTACAGTCAATCTACAAATATCTCATCAGGTTATCAGCAACAGAACTATAGCAATCCTAGCGTAATTCTGAATATTCCTCGTCCGCAACAGAATTACAATCAACCCGCAAACTTCGATCAACCCTCTGGCTCGCAAGGATCAAGTCGATTTGCCAAATACCTAACGCCTGTTCCCCAGAAGAAACCGGAACCAACTCGAGCGCACTCACCAGGACCAGTGACAGTGAACAGAGTAAATGCTCTTAGAGAAGCATACGAACAGTCGCCAAATTCTCAGCCAAAACCGATTCAAAAGGAACGTTCGCCAATTCCAAACGGGATTACACCAATCGACTCCAGCGACGAGTATTTAGTATCCTGCGCTACCAAACCTTCCAGATCGATAGTACTCTCTAAATCAGAATCCTGGCATCAACTGGCACTCTCCACTAGCTATCCTCGAGCTCCTAAGGTCAACGTTCCCGCGACAACGTCCTCGTCCCCTCATAGTTCTCATCCCAAACCCCCGAAGCCAAGATCGCCGTCTTCTCAGAAATTACGGTCCAAGCAATTTGAGGCGTCCTCCATGGCGGACAGCGTGAAGAAGATGGAGGACAAGATCAGACAGTACTTCGATCACCCAGCTGAAACTGTTGAAACGAAGGAGTCTCTGAAACACAGGCGATCGCCGAGGTTCGCATCGAAAGGGATGGTCGGACTGTCTCGTAGCCGCACAATGCCCGGTTTATCCGATGGAAAATTACGCTTGTCGATACCTGAGCCTCAACAAGTGCCATTACTGAACGTGAACACCGCGGATGTTGACAAAGTGTTCGACGACCTGTTCGAGGAAGCCACGAGAACCGATAATCAGTAA